Proteins co-encoded in one Halorussus vallis genomic window:
- a CDS encoding metal-dependent hydrolase, whose translation MVDVLGHLGMALIWLAPAWYFLDRPKTAATFVGLSFWFGMLPDVDLYLSNWFAGIHHHGVVHTILAVAIFAVVLGPMLGWVFKKIGESSDWFSERATDSAYSIGVIAILVAGLSHLFADMLSAPDVAQPIEPFWPLYNGQIVLMDVVWYKSFWATWGLFLAGLAINAGLWYWKDANTDSRTSTPSA comes from the coding sequence ATGGTCGACGTACTCGGTCACCTGGGAATGGCACTGATCTGGCTCGCGCCGGCGTGGTACTTCCTCGACCGGCCGAAGACGGCGGCCACGTTCGTCGGACTGAGCTTCTGGTTCGGGATGTTACCGGACGTGGACCTCTACCTCTCGAACTGGTTCGCCGGCATCCACCACCACGGCGTGGTCCACACGATACTGGCGGTCGCGATATTCGCAGTGGTGCTGGGACCGATGCTGGGTTGGGTGTTCAAGAAGATAGGCGAGAGCTCGGACTGGTTCTCCGAGCGGGCGACCGATAGCGCGTACTCCATCGGCGTCATCGCCATCCTCGTCGCGGGGCTCTCGCACCTGTTCGCCGACATGCTGTCGGCCCCCGACGTCGCCCAGCCCATCGAGCCGTTCTGGCCGCTGTACAACGGTCAGATCGTGCTGATGGACGTGGTGTGGTACAAGTCGTTCTGGGCCACGTGGGGGCTGTTCCTCGCCGGCCTGGCGATCAACGCCGGCCTGTGGTACTGGAAGGACGCGAACACGGATTCACGGACCTCGACGCCCTCGGCGTGA
- a CDS encoding aldo/keto reductase, which yields MEKRELGSTGYDVTEVGLGTWEVGGDWGDVSEEEGKRAIEAALDAGVNFLDTADVYGDGRSERLIAEVLAERDEDPVVATKAGRRLDPHEAERYDRENLERFVDRSRENLKTDALDLVQLHCPPTDVYYRPETFEALADLRDAGRIDHYGVSVERVEEGLKAVEYPGVESVQIIFNPFRQRPAELFFDRAAERDVGVIVRVPLASGLLTGNIDADAEFPEDDHRNFNREGEAFDVGETFAGVPFETGLEAVDALREYAPEDATMAQFALRWILDFDAVSTVIPGSTSPEHVRQNVAASALDPLSDDRHAGVEEVYDEYVREHVHQRW from the coding sequence ATGGAGAAGCGCGAACTCGGCTCGACGGGCTACGACGTGACGGAAGTCGGCCTCGGCACCTGGGAGGTCGGCGGCGACTGGGGCGACGTCTCGGAGGAGGAGGGCAAGCGAGCCATCGAGGCCGCCCTCGACGCGGGTGTGAACTTCCTCGACACCGCCGACGTGTACGGCGACGGCCGGAGCGAGCGGCTCATCGCCGAAGTCCTCGCCGAACGCGACGAGGACCCCGTGGTCGCGACGAAGGCGGGTCGCCGCCTCGACCCCCACGAAGCCGAGCGGTACGACCGCGAGAATCTGGAGCGGTTCGTCGACCGGAGCCGCGAGAACCTCAAGACGGACGCGCTCGACCTCGTCCAACTCCACTGCCCGCCGACCGACGTCTACTACCGGCCCGAGACGTTCGAGGCGCTGGCCGACCTCCGAGATGCGGGGAGGATAGACCACTACGGCGTCAGCGTCGAGCGGGTCGAGGAGGGGCTGAAGGCCGTCGAGTACCCCGGCGTCGAGTCGGTCCAGATAATCTTCAACCCGTTCCGCCAGCGCCCCGCGGAACTGTTCTTCGACCGGGCGGCCGAGCGCGACGTCGGCGTCATCGTGCGCGTGCCGCTCGCGTCGGGACTTCTGACCGGGAACATCGACGCCGACGCCGAGTTCCCCGAGGACGACCACCGGAACTTCAACCGCGAGGGCGAGGCGTTCGACGTGGGCGAGACGTTCGCCGGCGTACCCTTCGAAACCGGGCTGGAGGCCGTCGACGCCCTGCGTGAGTACGCGCCCGAAGACGCCACGATGGCGCAGTTCGCGCTCCGGTGGATTCTGGACTTCGACGCGGTGAGTACCGTGATTCCGGGGTCGACGAGCCCCGAGCACGTCCGTCAGAACGTCGCGGCTTCGGCGCTCGACCCGCTCTCGGACGACCGACACGCCGGCGTCGAAGAAGTGTACGACGAGTACGTCCGCGAGCACGTCCACCAGCGGTGGTGA
- a CDS encoding cystathionine gamma-synthase, protein MTENDENSEFRFETRSIHAGQEPDEETGALMTPIHANSTYVQDAPGDHRGYEYSRTGNPTRTDLEANVASLEGGEYSRAFSSGMGAINTVLNLLESGDHVVASEDVYGGTHRIFTQVYDKYDLEFDFVDMTDLEETAAAMRPETELVWVETPTNPLLNIVDIEATADVAHDGDALCVVDNTFATPYLQRPLDLGADAVAHSLTKYMGGHSDVVGGALVTNDSDLDEEFGFYQNSVGATPGPHECFLVLRGTKTLPVRMDRHCENASELADWLDAHEAVDRVYYPGLESHPGHDLAAEQMDDFGGMVSFELDASLEEAADAVSNTEVFALAESLGGVESLIEQPATMTHAAIPKEEREAAGLTDGLIRASVGIENVEDLKADLEQAIERSGR, encoded by the coding sequence ATGACCGAGAACGACGAGAACTCGGAGTTCCGCTTCGAGACGCGCTCAATCCACGCCGGCCAGGAACCCGACGAGGAAACCGGCGCGCTGATGACGCCGATTCACGCCAACTCCACGTACGTCCAGGACGCTCCCGGCGACCACCGCGGCTACGAGTACTCCCGGACGGGCAACCCCACGCGGACCGACCTGGAGGCCAACGTGGCCAGCCTCGAAGGCGGCGAGTACAGTCGGGCGTTCTCCAGCGGGATGGGCGCGATAAACACCGTGCTGAACCTGCTCGAATCCGGCGACCACGTGGTCGCCAGCGAGGACGTCTACGGCGGCACCCACCGCATCTTCACCCAGGTGTACGACAAGTACGACCTCGAGTTCGACTTCGTGGACATGACCGACCTCGAGGAAACCGCGGCCGCGATGCGACCCGAGACGGAACTGGTGTGGGTCGAGACGCCGACGAACCCCCTGCTCAACATCGTCGACATCGAGGCCACCGCCGACGTCGCCCACGACGGCGACGCGCTCTGCGTGGTCGACAACACCTTCGCGACGCCGTACCTCCAGCGACCCCTTGACCTCGGCGCCGACGCGGTGGCCCACTCGCTGACGAAGTACATGGGCGGCCACTCCGACGTGGTAGGCGGCGCGCTGGTGACGAACGACTCCGACCTCGACGAGGAGTTCGGCTTCTACCAGAACAGCGTCGGCGCGACACCCGGCCCCCACGAGTGTTTCCTCGTGCTCCGCGGGACGAAGACCCTGCCCGTGCGGATGGACCGCCACTGCGAGAACGCCAGCGAACTCGCCGATTGGCTCGACGCCCACGAGGCGGTCGACCGGGTCTACTACCCCGGCCTCGAATCCCACCCGGGCCACGACCTCGCGGCCGAGCAGATGGACGACTTCGGCGGGATGGTCAGCTTCGAACTCGACGCCTCGCTGGAGGAGGCCGCCGACGCGGTGTCCAACACCGAGGTGTTCGCGCTCGCCGAGAGCCTCGGCGGCGTCGAGAGCCTCATCGAACAGCCGGCGACGATGACCCACGCCGCGATTCCCAAAGAAGAGCGGGAGGCCGCTGGGCTGACCGACGGCCTGATTCGCGCGAGCGTCGGCATCGAGAACGTCGAGGACCTGAAGGCGGACCTGGAGCAGGCCATCGAGCGGTCGGGCCGATAG
- a CDS encoding DUF655 domain-containing protein translates to MSEGNDDGDERVPAVVLDYLPHGHPDDDRPQYQKPPLAQAVGVEDFRLFEVTLKEDVSVGVGDRIDADRSNDIVSRLQELDYEDLSRASHSELEHAVRDIVESDERRFVDFYNDAQPITLRLHQLNLLPGIGKKLRNNILEERKRKPYESFEDLEDRVSGLHNPKEVLIERIVEEIRADDLKYRTFARRAEQ, encoded by the coding sequence ATGAGCGAAGGGAACGACGACGGTGACGAGCGGGTGCCGGCGGTCGTGCTCGACTATCTCCCGCACGGCCACCCCGACGACGACAGGCCACAGTACCAGAAGCCGCCGCTCGCGCAGGCGGTCGGAGTGGAGGACTTTCGGCTGTTCGAGGTCACGCTCAAGGAGGACGTGAGCGTCGGCGTCGGCGACCGCATCGACGCCGACCGCTCGAACGACATCGTCTCGCGGTTGCAGGAACTCGACTACGAGGACCTCTCGCGGGCGAGCCACTCGGAACTCGAACACGCCGTGCGGGACATCGTCGAGAGCGACGAGCGGCGGTTCGTCGACTTCTACAACGACGCCCAGCCCATCACGCTCCGGCTCCACCAGTTGAATCTTCTCCCCGGCATCGGCAAGAAGCTCCGGAACAACATCCTGGAGGAACGAAAGCGCAAGCCCTACGAGAGCTTCGAGGACCTCGAAGACCGGGTGTCCGGGCTCCACAACCCGAAGGAGGTCCTCATCGAGCGCATCGTCGAGGAAATCCGGGCCGACGACCTGAAGTACCGGACGTTCGCCCGGCGCGCCGAGCAGTAG
- a CDS encoding VOC family protein: protein MSNERRSAEDFEVTAEHPDSAFHTTGTDHITLIGSNTEDTIAFYRDILGMPLVLRQPNLDDPSSTHLFFDTGDGRIITFFVSDDRQSHRGPQRAGVGAVHHLSFSIDAEDFVEIREALDEQWRGYNEFDRGIFHSLYTQDHNGLVIELSVDKFDIPDDRRGEVLATAQRLRVEDGVDFAEERHLEQALEELGIDAEKHELPDAPTGSGV from the coding sequence ATGAGTAACGAACGCCGAAGCGCCGAGGACTTCGAAGTCACCGCCGAACACCCCGACAGCGCATTCCACACCACCGGCACCGACCACATCACGCTCATCGGTTCGAACACCGAGGACACCATCGCGTTCTACCGCGACATCCTGGGGATGCCGCTGGTGCTCCGCCAGCCGAACCTCGACGACCCGAGTTCGACCCACCTGTTCTTCGACACGGGCGACGGCCGCATCATCACGTTCTTCGTGAGCGACGACCGCCAGTCCCACCGCGGCCCCCAGCGCGCGGGCGTAGGCGCGGTCCACCATCTCTCGTTCAGCATCGACGCCGAGGACTTCGTCGAAATCCGCGAGGCTCTGGACGAGCAGTGGCGCGGGTACAACGAGTTCGACCGCGGCATCTTCCACTCGCTGTACACCCAGGACCACAACGGCCTGGTCATCGAACTGTCGGTCGACAAGTTCGACATCCCCGACGACCGCCGCGGCGAGGTGCTGGCGACCGCCCAGCGACTCCGCGTGGAGGACGGCGTCGACTTCGCCGAGGAGCGCCACCTCGAACAGGCCCTCGAAGAACTCGGCATCGACGCCGAGAAGCACGAACTGCCCGACGCGCCGACCGGTTCGGGCGTGTAA
- a CDS encoding mechanosensitive ion channel family protein: MTSALGILAVIDRLRQFANQPEVQTAVTAGILLAVAAGLYSVRYLRSKFRDRLPHHVADVVLTAVVGVIALGATVAILVLWGLVDNATQALDQIGATVGNGFKILLALSLLAAAYVVSGFVKRAIERFTDSHEAITRHQSEIVYRVSQLGVYVAAVAAILGMWNVDLSGLIVGAGFLGIVVGMAARQTLGALLAGFVLMFSRPFEIGDWVEIAESEGIVTDISIVNTRIQTFDGEYVMIPNDIVSGEKIVNKSRKGRLRIGVEVGVDYDTDVRAAADLAADTMKEMDEVLTVPTPQVVLQQFGDSSVVLLLRAWIDKPSARRQWRARTAMIEEVKRAFDEAGIKIPYPQRELTGREESGGLRLSGEPVAAETVAPNGGERADSESERTATAEEGEQ, encoded by the coding sequence GTGACCTCCGCCCTCGGCATCCTCGCCGTCATCGACCGGCTTCGCCAGTTCGCCAACCAGCCGGAGGTCCAGACGGCGGTGACCGCCGGCATCCTCCTCGCGGTCGCGGCCGGCCTCTACTCGGTCCGGTACCTGCGCTCGAAGTTCCGCGACCGACTGCCCCACCACGTCGCCGACGTCGTGCTGACCGCCGTCGTCGGCGTCATCGCGCTCGGCGCCACCGTGGCGATTCTCGTGCTGTGGGGACTCGTCGACAATGCGACCCAGGCGCTCGACCAGATCGGCGCGACCGTCGGCAACGGCTTCAAGATTCTTCTGGCGCTGTCGCTACTGGCGGCCGCGTACGTCGTCAGCGGCTTCGTCAAACGGGCCATCGAGCGGTTCACCGACAGCCACGAGGCCATCACGAGACACCAGAGCGAGATCGTCTACCGCGTCTCCCAACTCGGCGTCTACGTCGCCGCGGTGGCGGCCATCCTCGGGATGTGGAACGTCGACCTCAGCGGGCTGATAGTCGGCGCCGGGTTCCTCGGCATCGTCGTCGGTATGGCGGCCCGCCAGACGCTCGGCGCCCTGCTCGCCGGCTTCGTGCTGATGTTCTCCCGGCCGTTCGAGATCGGCGACTGGGTCGAGATAGCCGAGTCGGAGGGCATCGTCACCGACATCTCCATCGTCAACACCCGCATCCAGACGTTCGACGGCGAGTACGTGATGATCCCCAACGACATCGTGAGCGGCGAGAAGATCGTCAACAAGAGTCGGAAGGGCCGTCTGCGAATCGGCGTCGAGGTCGGCGTCGACTACGACACCGACGTCCGGGCGGCCGCCGACCTCGCCGCCGACACGATGAAGGAGATGGACGAGGTGCTGACGGTGCCGACGCCGCAGGTCGTCCTCCAGCAGTTCGGCGACTCCTCTGTGGTCCTGTTGCTGCGGGCGTGGATAGACAAGCCGAGCGCGCGCCGCCAGTGGCGGGCGCGCACCGCGATGATCGAGGAGGTCAAGCGGGCGTTCGACGAGGCGGGCATCAAGATTCCGTACCCCCAGCGCGAACTCACCGGCCGCGAAGAGTCCGGTGGCCTCCGGCTTTCCGGCGAACCGGTCGCGGCCGAGACGGTCGCGCCGAACGGCGGCGAACGCGCCGACAGCGAAAGTGAGCGGACCGCGACCGCCGAGGAGGGCGAGCAGTGA
- a CDS encoding RNA polymerase Rpb4 family protein → MTIFKEKLDEEYLTTAEAKELLAEVEQERALDEDREMRYELARAIEHVNRFAVLDPEESRELVTELQELEKVDEATAYKIADLLPKDRDELRAVYAQERYTLSGDELDDILNVVAKYE, encoded by the coding sequence ATGACCATCTTCAAGGAGAAGCTCGACGAGGAGTACCTGACCACCGCGGAGGCCAAGGAGCTGCTGGCGGAGGTCGAACAGGAGCGCGCCCTCGACGAGGACCGCGAGATGCGCTACGAACTCGCTCGCGCCATCGAGCACGTCAACCGCTTCGCGGTGCTCGACCCCGAGGAGTCGCGCGAACTCGTCACGGAACTGCAAGAGTTGGAGAAGGTCGACGAGGCGACGGCCTACAAGATCGCCGACCTCCTGCCGAAGGACCGCGACGAACTCCGCGCGGTGTACGCTCAGGAGCGCTACACCCTCTCGGGCGACGAACTGGACGACATCCTGAACGTCGTGGCGAAGTACGAGTAA
- a CDS encoding HVO_2753 family zinc finger protein, whose product MSQSEQRQARRCVSCGINISGTNAASFKCPDCGQQIYRCAKCRKQSNLYECPDCGFMGP is encoded by the coding sequence ATGAGCCAATCCGAACAGAGGCAGGCGCGCCGATGCGTCTCCTGTGGGATCAACATCTCCGGCACGAACGCCGCGTCCTTCAAGTGTCCGGACTGCGGCCAGCAGATCTACCGCTGCGCGAAGTGCCGCAAGCAGAGCAACCTCTACGAGTGCCCCGACTGCGGATTCATGGGACCGTAA
- a CDS encoding VOC family protein — protein MQKPETRLFHLHYNVPDPSAAGRALADEGIPLRRRFGRVRDESVALAPGDPEPEGFRFRLRTHQRGYVNITLAPGRRPRFDHLGLCTRAFDEVLARAERAGWPVRDPDGRRPFVTTPWGFRVELHRDGSDVESSLGDWDDAHLDKVTAVVPNPEAVRDGFADVFGRVPGLVVRGADHLGEIGETRRRGTSATERDERTGDARPSAAVPRFRVAGRAFDGGGPNAETDEGRTIDAEAIVGEH, from the coding sequence ATGCAGAAACCGGAAACCAGGCTCTTTCACCTCCACTACAACGTCCCCGACCCGTCGGCCGCCGGGCGAGCGTTAGCCGACGAGGGAATCCCGCTCCGGCGACGGTTCGGCCGCGTCCGGGACGAGTCGGTCGCGCTCGCCCCGGGCGACCCCGAACCCGAGGGTTTCCGCTTTCGCCTCCGGACCCACCAGCGCGGGTACGTGAACATCACGCTCGCGCCGGGGCGCAGACCGCGGTTCGACCACCTGGGGCTCTGCACGCGAGCGTTCGACGAGGTGCTGGCGCGCGCCGAGCGAGCGGGATGGCCGGTTCGCGACCCGGACGGGCGGCGGCCGTTCGTGACGACGCCGTGGGGGTTCCGGGTCGAACTCCACCGCGACGGGAGCGACGTCGAGTCGTCGCTGGGCGACTGGGACGACGCGCACCTCGACAAGGTGACCGCGGTCGTTCCGAACCCCGAAGCCGTCCGGGACGGGTTTGCGGACGTCTTCGGACGCGTTCCGGGACTCGTCGTTCGGGGCGCGGACCACCTCGGGGAAATCGGCGAAACTCGGCGGCGGGGAACAAGTGCGACGGAGCGTGACGAACGAACCGGGGACGCGCGGCCGTCGGCCGCGGTGCCACGGTTCAGGGTCGCCGGCCGCGCGTTCGACGGCGGCGGCCCGAACGCGGAAACCGACGAGGGGCGAACGATAGACGCCGAGGCGATAGTCGGCGAGCACTGA
- a CDS encoding HemK2/MTQ2 family protein methyltransferase, protein MTDLAERRGVETEVYQPAEDSHLLAEAAAADLRGGAEDGPSNDARATVAGDGRAGRPLVLEVGTGSGYVAAYVAEKTGARVVGSDLNPHACAQARERGVEVVRADLLSAFADGAFDAVLFNPPYLPTDPEAEQDDWMEVALSGGESGREVVEPFLAAVGRVLAPDGAVYLLVSSLAGVEEVVELAADAGFSAVALRDESFPFETLSVLKLVR, encoded by the coding sequence GTGACCGACCTCGCCGAGCGCCGGGGCGTCGAAACCGAGGTGTATCAGCCGGCCGAGGACTCGCACCTGCTGGCGGAGGCGGCCGCGGCCGACCTCCGGGGAGGTGCGGAAGACGGCCCGTCGAACGACGCCCGCGCGACCGTCGCCGGCGACGGTCGCGCGGGACGCCCACTCGTCCTCGAAGTCGGCACGGGGTCGGGCTACGTCGCAGCGTACGTGGCCGAGAAGACCGGCGCGCGGGTCGTCGGCTCCGACCTCAACCCTCACGCCTGCGCGCAGGCGCGCGAACGCGGCGTCGAAGTCGTCCGTGCCGACCTCCTCTCGGCGTTCGCCGACGGCGCCTTCGACGCCGTCCTGTTCAACCCGCCGTACCTGCCGACCGACCCCGAAGCCGAGCAGGACGACTGGATGGAGGTCGCGCTCTCAGGCGGCGAGTCCGGCCGCGAGGTGGTCGAACCCTTTCTGGCGGCCGTCGGGCGCGTGCTCGCGCCCGACGGCGCGGTCTACCTGCTGGTGAGCAGTCTCGCGGGCGTCGAGGAAGTCGTCGAACTCGCGGCCGACGCCGGTTTCTCGGCGGTGGCGCTGCGCGACGAGTCGTTCCCCTTCGAGACGCTGTCGGTGCTGAAACTCGTCCGCTGA
- a CDS encoding elongation factor 1-beta yields the protein MGKVAAKIKVMPQSPEIDLDELQDRLEESLPEGAKINGFERDDVAFGLVALLPTVIVPDDTGGTEAVEENFSNVEGVESVEVQNVGRI from the coding sequence ATGGGAAAAGTCGCCGCCAAGATCAAGGTCATGCCGCAGAGCCCCGAGATCGACCTCGACGAACTCCAGGACCGACTCGAAGAGTCGCTCCCGGAGGGCGCGAAGATCAACGGTTTCGAGCGCGACGACGTCGCGTTCGGCCTGGTCGCGCTCCTGCCGACCGTCATCGTCCCCGACGACACGGGCGGCACCGAAGCGGTCGAGGAGAACTTCTCGAACGTCGAAGGCGTCGAGAGCGTCGAAGTGCAGAACGTCGGTCGGATTTAA
- a CDS encoding FKBP-type peptidyl-prolyl cis-trans isomerase, giving the protein MSEEQEAEVADEETEEAEDEANDGLQSGDFVRLDYTARTVEDGNIVDTTDPEVAEEEGLDEEGREFEPRVIVLGQGHIFQSVEDDIIGGEVGDSDTVTIPAEEAFGEYNQEEVRTVSADKLPEDERYPGAHVNVDGEHGHVETIIGGRARVDFNHPLAGEDIEYDYEVEGVVEDPEEQAKGLISMYLDADLEMWIQTDEVEEETVVESDEDDEDGEPETETETVEKETLYIESTPQLAMNQQWMFQKQQIAQQVMDQLDLDRVIVQETIEGGGMPGMGGMMGGMGGGDVDLEEALEDADIDEDEIVEELEAEGEGEDAEETEE; this is encoded by the coding sequence ATGAGTGAAGAACAAGAGGCCGAAGTAGCCGACGAAGAGACCGAGGAAGCCGAAGATGAGGCCAATGACGGGCTTCAGAGCGGAGATTTCGTCCGTCTGGACTACACCGCGCGCACGGTGGAGGACGGCAACATCGTCGACACGACCGACCCCGAGGTCGCCGAGGAGGAGGGCCTCGACGAGGAGGGTCGCGAGTTCGAACCGCGCGTCATCGTGCTCGGACAGGGTCACATCTTCCAGAGCGTCGAGGACGACATCATCGGCGGCGAGGTCGGCGACTCCGACACCGTCACCATCCCGGCCGAGGAAGCCTTCGGCGAGTACAACCAGGAGGAGGTCCGCACCGTGAGCGCCGACAAGCTTCCGGAAGATGAGCGCTACCCCGGCGCGCACGTCAACGTCGACGGTGAGCACGGTCACGTCGAAACCATCATCGGCGGCCGCGCCCGCGTCGACTTCAACCACCCGCTGGCCGGCGAGGACATCGAGTACGACTACGAGGTCGAAGGCGTCGTCGAGGACCCCGAGGAGCAGGCGAAGGGCCTCATCTCGATGTACCTCGACGCCGACCTCGAGATGTGGATTCAGACCGACGAGGTCGAAGAGGAGACGGTCGTCGAGTCCGACGAGGACGACGAAGACGGCGAACCGGAGACCGAAACCGAGACGGTCGAGAAGGAGACGCTCTACATCGAGAGCACGCCTCAGCTGGCGATGAACCAGCAGTGGATGTTCCAGAAGCAGCAGATCGCCCAGCAGGTCATGGACCAGCTCGACCTCGACCGCGTCATCGTCCAGGAGACCATCGAGGGCGGCGGCATGCCCGGCATGGGCGGCATGATGGGCGGAATGGGCGGCGGCGACGTCGACCTCGAAGAGGCGCTCGAAGACGCCGACATCGACGAGGACGAGATCGTCGAGGAACTCGAAGCCGAAGGCGAGGGTGAGGACGCCGAGGAAACCGAGGAGTAA
- the rsmA gene encoding 16S rRNA (adenine(1518)-N(6)/adenine(1519)-N(6))-dimethyltransferase RsmA, giving the protein MTDSPEAPTPRDPDALIRRAGVRADTDRDQHFLVDDRVLDRIPGYAEVFDADVSGETGDGERGSEGDGDRDANGEDASSPFAHVLEIGAGPGALTDRLLAVADEVTVVERDPDLAAHLREEFREEIDAGRLTVVEGDALSVDLPDFSACISNLPYGVSSEIAFRLLPKKKPLVLMFQKEFADRMAAEAGSDDYGRLSVTAQHYADVEVVEPVPKEAFSPAPRVQSAVVRTTPRDPDYEVDDEAFFLRFVKALFTQRRKTLRNAIRNTPHISGLDDADAVVDAIAAGETDLDPDVLGRRAGEIPPKTFAALAEVAAEYGVDRPREAGETT; this is encoded by the coding sequence ATGACCGATTCGCCCGAAGCGCCGACGCCGCGCGACCCCGACGCGCTCATCCGACGCGCGGGCGTCCGCGCCGACACCGACCGCGACCAGCACTTTCTCGTCGACGACCGCGTGCTCGACCGGATTCCGGGGTACGCCGAGGTGTTCGACGCCGACGTGAGCGGCGAAACCGGCGACGGCGAGCGCGGGAGCGAGGGCGACGGCGACCGCGACGCGAACGGCGAGGACGCGTCCTCGCCGTTCGCGCACGTCCTGGAAATCGGGGCCGGACCGGGCGCGCTGACCGACCGACTCCTCGCGGTCGCAGACGAGGTGACCGTCGTCGAACGCGACCCGGACCTCGCCGCCCACCTGCGCGAGGAGTTCCGCGAGGAGATCGACGCCGGGCGACTCACCGTCGTGGAGGGCGACGCCCTCTCGGTCGACCTCCCGGACTTCTCGGCGTGCATCTCGAATCTCCCCTACGGCGTCTCCAGCGAGATCGCGTTCCGCCTCCTGCCGAAGAAGAAGCCGCTCGTGCTGATGTTCCAGAAGGAGTTCGCCGACCGGATGGCCGCCGAGGCCGGCTCGGACGACTACGGTCGGCTGTCGGTGACCGCCCAGCACTACGCCGACGTGGAGGTGGTCGAACCGGTGCCGAAGGAGGCGTTCTCGCCCGCGCCGCGGGTCCAGAGCGCCGTCGTCCGGACGACGCCCCGCGACCCCGACTACGAGGTCGACGACGAGGCGTTCTTCCTGCGGTTCGTGAAGGCGCTGTTCACCCAGCGCCGCAAGACGCTTCGCAACGCCATCCGAAACACGCCCCACATCTCGGGGCTGGACGACGCCGACGCCGTCGTGGACGCCATCGCGGCGGGCGAAACCGACCTCGACCCCGACGTGCTGGGTCGCCGCGCGGGCGAGATTCCGCCGAAGACGTTCGCGGCGCTCGCCGAAGTCGCCGCCGAGTACGGCGTCGACCGGCCCCGGGAGGCGGGTGAGACGACGTGA
- a CDS encoding HFX_2341 family transcriptional regulator domain-containing protein: protein MNTIDEVHVAPLGYEYDRILGPARKYGVDIIYLLEHEGPSAATDYHDDLREELRDLGVEVRSRDVDLMDIYDVLGVVTTLTAEHEDDIVRVNVSSGTKLSAVGAAIACMCTDATAYYVHPEGYPYADRRERQSYGYADDEVLPSYPIEAPTTDQVAVMAYLAEANTDAYTVKKKDIIDHAEEVGLSFVADNDPANDKAKFALLNANVVEPLLEDQYISVEDVGRRKQVTLTDTGEDALHAFRHKLR, encoded by the coding sequence ATGAACACCATAGACGAAGTCCACGTCGCGCCGTTGGGGTACGAGTACGACCGCATCCTCGGCCCGGCACGGAAGTACGGCGTGGACATCATCTACCTGCTCGAACACGAGGGTCCGAGCGCCGCGACCGACTACCACGACGACCTGCGCGAGGAACTGCGCGACCTCGGCGTCGAGGTCCGGTCGCGGGACGTCGACCTGATGGACATCTACGACGTGCTCGGCGTGGTGACGACCCTGACCGCCGAACACGAAGACGACATCGTGCGGGTCAACGTCTCCAGCGGGACGAAACTGTCGGCCGTCGGCGCGGCCATCGCGTGCATGTGCACCGACGCGACGGCCTACTACGTCCACCCGGAGGGTTACCCCTACGCCGACCGCCGGGAGCGCCAGAGCTACGGCTACGCCGACGACGAGGTGCTTCCGTCCTACCCCATCGAAGCGCCCACGACCGACCAGGTCGCGGTGATGGCCTACCTCGCCGAAGCGAACACCGACGCCTACACGGTCAAGAAGAAGGACATCATCGACCACGCCGAGGAGGTCGGCCTCTCGTTCGTCGCCGACAACGACCCGGCGAACGACAAGGCGAAGTTCGCGCTGCTGAACGCCAACGTCGTCGAACCGCTGTTGGAAGACCAGTACATCTCCGTCGAGGACGTGGGGCGGCGCAAGCAGGTGACGCTGACCGACACCGGCGAGGACGCCCTGCACGCGTTCCGGCACAAACTCCGGTAG
- a CDS encoding 50S ribosomal protein L21e, translating to MPSSNGPYHSTRNKLSNDPRESGTSPPQRAVQQFEEGQKVHLKIDPSVEKGRFHPRFNGQTGEVEGKQGAAYKVSISDRGKRKTLIVTPAHLKAQQ from the coding sequence ATGCCGAGTTCGAACGGACCCTACCACAGCACCCGCAACAAGCTCTCGAACGACCCGCGGGAGAGCGGTACCTCTCCGCCCCAGCGCGCCGTCCAGCAGTTCGAGGAGGGCCAGAAGGTCCACCTCAAGATCGACCCGAGCGTCGAGAAGGGCCGCTTCCACCCCCGCTTCAACGGCCAGACCGGCGAAGTGGAGGGCAAGCAGGGCGCGGCGTACAAGGTCTCCATCAGCGACCGCGGCAAGCGCAAGACCCTCATCGTCACGCCCGCCCACCTGAAGGCCCAGCAGTAG